One window of Peteryoungia desertarenae genomic DNA carries:
- a CDS encoding pyridoxamine 5'-phosphate oxidase family protein: MASFSEARETPIEQLWDEIDDVHAGMLGIEGSSSHLQPMAPFTDRKTNTIWFFTKKDSDLVQELKPGKRGMFCIIGKDHDYHACLSGALEERLDKEKVDRYWSATVEAWYHEGKSDPNLTLLALHLDDGSIWASTGSALKFGWEIAKANMNDNKEPDVGVHRRVTFA, from the coding sequence ATGGCAAGCTTTTCGGAAGCCCGCGAAACACCGATCGAACAGCTCTGGGATGAGATTGATGATGTGCATGCCGGTATGCTGGGTATTGAGGGCTCATCTTCCCATCTGCAGCCCATGGCGCCCTTTACCGACCGCAAGACCAATACAATCTGGTTCTTCACCAAGAAGGACTCGGATCTTGTCCAGGAGCTAAAGCCCGGCAAGCGCGGCATGTTCTGCATCATCGGAAAGGACCACGACTATCATGCCTGCCTCAGCGGCGCTCTGGAAGAACGCCTCGACAAGGAGAAAGTGGACAGATACTGGAGTGCAACGGTCGAAGCCTGGTATCACGAGGGTAAATCCGACCCGAACCTGACGCTGCTCGCCCTTCACCTCGACGACGGCTCCATCTGGGCCTCAACCGGCAGTGCCTTGAAGTTCGGCTGGGAGATTGCCAAAGCCAATATGAACGACAACAAGGAGCCGGATGTCGGCGTGCACCGGCGCGTGACCTTCGCCTGA